The genomic DNA TTCTgcaagcagttttttttaaaggcatttgttaaaaaattattatcctGTCACTTGTTGGATGTGTTTAGTTCTAATATAGTATGTTCATATTTGATTGTTGCTGAAGTGCACAGCGCTTGTGCAGGTGCTGAGACACTTTGTAGGTGTCTGAGATAAAATGtcggatatacagtatagaagaCAGAAATTGCCGATTGTTAGATCATATTCAGTTCGTTTGTGAGTTACTTAATCAAggtaataatactgtatgttttgttctAGCCCTGTTAACCTGAGTTATGATGTGTACGACGGGAAAGAAGACGGTGTTCCACTTGTCTTTCTGCATGGCTTGTTTGGCAGCAAATCAAACTTCCACGCAATAGCGAAGTCTCTGGTGCAAAGGACAGGCCGAAAGGTACGGGAGAGGACATGATTTTCTCACATGCTGACAGTTTGATATGAaaatttcctttattttgtCAGGAACATAACACTGCATAGTTTTCTGTTTTGGGAAAATAACCAATAAAGAAGTGTTGTGACATTATTTGATGCAAAAAGtgctttattccttttataccacTGCAACTTgcaaggattttttaaaatttattgataaaacCCAGATCATACTTTTAACACTGTTAAattttgcctttaaaaaactTAGTTcttgaaatattaaataaataaagtggagTATGTGCTGTGCATATTCCTGTGAATGAGCGGGAGCTTTAGAAATAGTATCACATTAGAATACACTTTTTAATATAagcatgtgatttaaattacagcCAGCGTTATTTTCCAGGCTGCTGTTctagaaaattaattaacacattCTTATAACAGATTCAAGAATTTAACAGTACTGTGGTATAAAAATTAACTGTAGTATTGATTCCATGCTCCAGTTTAAAGCATGCTTTTGTTATGCCTGCTCGTGTCCTAACTGTACCTTGTCCAGTCAGGTGCTGACAGTAGATGCACGTAACCATGGCCATAGCGCACACAGCCCGGATTTGACTTACGAGGCAATGTCTAACGATTTAAAGCATCTGCTTAACCAGCTGCACATTGGAAAGTGTATTCTCATCGGGCACAGCATGGGTGGTAAAACTGCAATGACTACAGCGTTGTCACAGGTATTTTCTGAATTGAGTATGTGTTTTAATCGTAAAGACAAAAGTCAaacattttgttcatattttccCTTTTTCATGAATGGCAGCCCAGTTTGGTGGAGCGTCTCGTCGTGGTAGACATCAGTCCTGTTCCGACGTCAGGTCGTATATTTATGAAAGGATATATCGAGGCTATGAAGGAGGTGAAGGTACCTAGCAGCATTCCTCGCTCAACTGCGCGCAGATTGGCTGAAGATCAGCTCCGAAATCATGTTAAAGTAAGATTGTGGGTTCTATTGCTTGGTCTTCTTTGTGAACATTTAGTCTTTTGAGGGGTTTTTTGTGTCTGTACGTAAATGCATAGATCTAATTCTTGGTGCACtttattttaaggttttaattatttaattgtgtaACATGTCTTATTATGTTGgtctattttttatataaattattattattattattattacgagGGCCATTCCAGTCAGACCGGGACTTTTCatagtgcagaataacagaacacggttATGAGCATGGaaacttcttttatttctctatatattcccctcctacactaatgcacttatcccagcgtttagAAGTGCTTGAatgccatcaaggtagaaagttttttttctgtataccCGAACCAGGATCAGATCGCTTGCTTCAGGTATGAaattctggcctcccaggaagtCCTTCAGTACTGCtttcttttaatgaaaaatacatCCTGGTTTAACCACCAAAGTGGAAAAGTAAATGCTCCACTTGCACAATACTTGCACaatacaggaactcggctagaagttattgccacatcccctgtacaccCCTAACCTCGttctaagccatttccacatgtcagGGGCAATAAAAAAGGTTCcttggaggccagtgtttcagacgtgaaaaAAGGCATGATTGTGGTCTCGGTTTAAAGCACCTAATAttctataaaaaatgtatatataacttaattttatattttatataaattatatatttttaattatagagTATTGTGTAAAACTGTAACCCATCACACATTAGTCTTAACATGCATGGTGGGTAGTAGGTATGTGAGTATGTCCTgtattgtacattttaaatctcTTGTTTCTGGCCTTGTGCACAGGAACACTCAGTCCGGCATTTCCTCCTTACTAATCTGGTAGAGCAGAATGGACACTATGCCTGGAGAATTAATTTGGAGGCCATTTCAAATCACCTGATGGATCTCATGGGATTCCCCGAGTTTAACACAACCTATGATGGTCCGACACTCTTTCTGGGTGGCAGTAACTCTGAATACCTCAGGtaacattaatatataaatatatataatattatatataaatataatattaatataggTTATATTTTGCTGTGAGCTATGTAGTACAGTAAACAACTCTGAagaatatattatatttctaaaggatttagaaaatttaaattttttttggtgctCCTGAAGctaataatttgtttgtttgtatgccCCATTAAATCACACATGTAACATCGAATGTTA from Clarias gariepinus isolate MV-2021 ecotype Netherlands chromosome 19, CGAR_prim_01v2, whole genome shotgun sequence includes the following:
- the abhd11 gene encoding protein ABHD11 codes for the protein MSALCRVLTRGLSARLSVAGAQRCCSGVSRLDGALRDSTATSTSPVNLSYDVYDGKEDGVPLVFLHGLFGSKSNFHAIAKSLVQRTGRKVLTVDARNHGHSAHSPDLTYEAMSNDLKHLLNQLHIGKCILIGHSMGGKTAMTTALSQPSLVERLVVVDISPVPTSGRIFMKGYIEAMKEVKVPSSIPRSTARRLAEDQLRNHVKEHSVRHFLLTNLVEQNGHYAWRINLEAISNHLMDLMGFPEFNTTYDGPTLFLGGSNSEYLSSEDYPEIQRLFPYADIQYIPDAGHWIHADKPLDFISSLVTFVQS